Proteins encoded together in one Carya illinoinensis cultivar Pawnee chromosome 3, C.illinoinensisPawnee_v1, whole genome shotgun sequence window:
- the LOC122302878 gene encoding probable serine/threonine-protein kinase PBL21 codes for MGLLQGTCSSSREAPYSPNDSSALTKNHYRDCNGHKVKSILRKMIWELGLARFLPARLRRSSSKNQSEADQNNTISNKNLEHNKAWLLAESGGCGAELTNADPQSVHSSFRFSFCSQVELDTLNMNSSTAATVLMVNLDSGMTESRARELKWRRIESLERSISPVANTLIRFSYGDIVSATRNFSKGRVLGRGALSCVFRARVGLLRTAVAIKRLDKEDKESAKAFCRELMIASSLHNPNVVPLVGFCIDPEEGLFLVYKYVSGGSLERHLHGKKKGSRAGSLLPWSVRYKVAIGIAEAIAYLHNGTERCVVHRDLKPSNILLSSKKRPKLCDFGLATWTSAPSVPFLCKTVKGTFGYLAPEYFQHGKVSDKTDVYAFGVVLLELITGRKPIEARRPPGEENLVLWAKPLLQKGKGAIEELLDPQIKCTLKNSNQIARMIEAAASCVTSEESRRPGIEEIIAVLKGEESPLFSKRKKPGFLGNGCVIDCYPQLQQTNSEMKSHLALAMLGVSEFEDDDNFFCR; via the exons ATGGGACTTCTCCAAGGCACTTGCAGTAGCTCAAGGGAGGCACCTTACAGCCCGAATGACTCTTCCGCTCTAACTAAAAATCACTACCGTGACTGCAATGGGCACAAAGTCAAGTCCATTTTGAGGAAAATGATTTGGGAACTTGGTTTGGCACGTTTTCTTCCAGCTCGCCTCAGGCGAAGCTCTAGCAAGAATCAGAGCGAGGCTGACCAAAACAACACCATTAGCAACAAGAATTTGGAACACAACAAGGCATGGCTGTTAGCAGAGTCTGGTGGGTGTGGTGCGGAGTTGACAAATGCCGACCCACAATCGGTTCATTCATCTTTCAGGTTCAGTTTTTGCTCCCAGGTTGAACTCGATACTCTGAATATGAATTCGTCGACTGCTGCTACCGTTTTGATGGTGAATTTGGATAGTGGAATGACGGAGTCTCGAGCAAGAGAGCTCAAGTGGCGCAGAATCGAGTCATTGGAGAGGAGCATTTCCCCAGTGGCCAATACTCTGATCAGATTCAGCTATGGTGATATTGTTTCGGCTACTCGCAATTTCTCGAAAG GCAGAGTTTTGGGAAGAGGGGCTTTGAGCTGTGTCTTTAGGGCGAGAGTTGGGCTCTTGAGAACGGCCGTGGCGATTAAGCGGTTGGACAAGGAAGATAAGGAATCTGCAAAGGCATTTTGTAGGGAATTGATGATTGCTAGCTCTCTTCACAACCCAAATGTTGTTCCTCTGGTGGGTTTTTGTATTGATCCAGAGGAGGGCCTTTTCTTGGTGTACAAGTATGTCTCTGGTGGAAGCTTAGAGCGCCATCTGCATG GGAAGAAGAAGGGCTCAAGAGCTGGTTCTTTACTTCCATGGTCTGTGAGGTATAAGGTAGCTATCGGGATTGCAGAGGCAATTGCATATCTACATAATGGAACTGAGAGATGTGTCGTTCATAGAGACCTCAAGCCCTCTAACATTCTCCTTTCTTCAAAGAAGAGACCGAAG TTATGCGATTTTGGATTAGCTACGTGGACTTCTGCACCATCAGTTCCTTTCCTCTGCAAAACTGTCAAAGGAACATTTGG TTATTTGGCTCCTGAGTATTTCCAGCACGGGAAAGTATCCGATAAAACTGATGTATATGCTTTTGGGGTAGTCTTACTGGAACTCATTACTGGCCGGAAGCCAATTGAAGCAAGAAGGCCACCGGGAGAAGAAAACTTGGTCCTATGG GCAAAGCCCCTCTTGCAGAAAGGGAAAGGAGCCATTGAAGAGTTGCTTGATCCACAGATCAAATGTACCTTGAAAAATTCGAATCAAATAGCACGAATGATTGAAGCAGCAGCTTCCTGCGTAACCAGTGAAGAATCTCGAAGGCCTGGCATTGAAGAGATTATTGCTGTATTGAAGGGTGAAGAATCACCTCTTTTTTCCAAAAGGAAGAAGCCCGGTTTTCTGGGAAACGGATGTGTTATTGATTGTTACCCTCAATTACAGCAAACCAATAGTGAGATGAAAAGTCACTTAGCATTGGCAATGCTAGGAGTTTCTGAGTTTGAAGATGATGATAATTTTTTCTGCCGATGA